The sequence CGCAGCTCCGCCCGCCGGCGGGCGCGGTGGCCACCGACGTCGAGCATCAGCCTGCTGCGCTCGCCGGTCTTCTGCAGCACCGCGAGCCTGGTCAGCTCCTGCAGCGCCTCAAGGGTCTCGCCGTTGGACCCGATCAGCTTGTCCAGGCCGTCACCGACGACCGCCACGACGGCGCGGCTTCCCTCGACGTCCAGGTCGAGGTCGCCGTCCATGTCGACGATGTCGAGCAGGCCCTCGATGTAGTCGGCGGCGATTTCGCCTTCCTGCTCCAGGGCGGTCAGCCGCTGCTGAGCGCTCGCGGGCTCGTCCACCCGCGCGGCGTCTTCGTCAGGGCCAACGGCGATGTCAGAACCGCTCATCAGCGCAACTCCATGGGGTTGGGGGACCGCCGTGGGTGGCGGTACGCAATCGGAACGCCGGGTCCAGCCGGCTGTGGGGGCCGCGAGGCGCGGCGGCGGTCACCGCCGGCCGCCGGGTCGCTTCCCCTTGCCGCCGCCGCTGCGCCGCTTCGCGGCCGGACGTGACCCGCCGACGTGGCGCTGGACGCCGGCCGGCACGGGCCTGGTCGAGTCGGAGGCGGAACCAGCCGCCGGCTCGGCGTCGCTG is a genomic window of Pseudofrankia inefficax containing:
- a CDS encoding protein jag codes for the protein MSGSDIAVGPDEDAARVDEPASAQQRLTALEQEGEIAADYIEGLLDIVDMDGDLDLDVEGSRAVVAVVGDGLDKLIGSNGETLEALQELTRLAVLQKTGERSRLMLDVGGHRARRRAELRELAADVAKRVVGGGKQEKLSPMTPFERKVVHDVIAGVDGVRSESEGEEPNRCVVVMPV